The following coding sequences lie in one Bacillus sp. 2205SS5-2 genomic window:
- the folD gene encoding bifunctional methylenetetrahydrofolate dehydrogenase/methenyltetrahydrofolate cyclohydrolase FolD: MATLLNGKEISQKIRESIHEEVKTLNSQGVTPSLAVILIGNNQASKTYVSMKQKACEKLGMNSVLIEYPESLPQAELLAKIQQLNDDSSIHGILVQLPLPNHISEKLVIEAILPEKDVDGFHPLNVGRMMNGKTSFLPCTPFGIMKMLESENIDVEGKHVVIVGRSNIVGKPAGQLFLQQNATVTYCHSKTKDLVQHTQMADIVVSAVGTPNLITKKHVKKGAIVIDVGMNRNEKGKLCGDVDFTAVKEVASYITPVPGGVGPMTITMLLFNTLLAAQNTQHPIVPAEQS; this comes from the coding sequence ATGGCAACTTTACTAAATGGCAAAGAGATCTCACAAAAGATTCGCGAGTCAATTCACGAAGAGGTTAAAACCTTGAATTCTCAAGGCGTTACCCCCAGTTTAGCAGTGATTCTCATCGGGAATAATCAGGCTTCAAAGACATATGTATCGATGAAACAGAAGGCATGTGAAAAGTTAGGTATGAACTCTGTCCTAATCGAGTATCCCGAATCATTGCCACAAGCTGAGTTATTAGCGAAAATTCAACAATTAAATGATGATTCGTCCATTCACGGAATTCTCGTTCAACTCCCCTTGCCCAATCACATCTCAGAAAAATTAGTCATTGAAGCAATTCTCCCAGAAAAAGATGTAGACGGATTTCATCCTTTGAATGTAGGGAGAATGATGAATGGTAAAACGTCCTTCCTACCCTGCACCCCTTTTGGAATTATGAAAATGCTCGAATCAGAAAACATTGACGTTGAAGGCAAACATGTCGTAATCGTGGGACGGAGTAACATTGTCGGAAAACCTGCAGGACAATTATTTCTTCAACAAAATGCAACAGTTACATATTGTCACTCAAAAACAAAAGACTTGGTCCAACACACACAAATGGCCGATATCGTTGTGAGCGCTGTCGGAACTCCGAACCTTATTACAAAAAAACATGTAAAAAAGGGTGCCATTGTCATTGATGTTGGTATGAATCGTAACGAGAAGGGAAAGCTTTGTGGTGATGTTGATTTTACAGCAGTCAAAGAAGTGGCTTCTTACATTACACCAGTTCCTGGCGGAGTGGGTCCGATGACTATAACTATGCTCTTATTTAACACACTACTGGCCGCTCAAAACACTCAACATCCCATTGTCCCTGCAGAACAAAGCTAA
- the nusB gene encoding transcription antitermination factor NusB: MKRRTAREKALQALFQMDMSELEADVALANITEDEEGDTYLTQLVLGTAEHLPAIDKRISSHLERWTFDRLAKVDRNILRLAVYEMQFVLDTPHKVIINEAIEVSKTFGDEKSSKFINGVLSKVHDELNK, translated from the coding sequence ATGAAAAGACGTACGGCGAGAGAAAAGGCGTTACAAGCCCTTTTTCAAATGGATATGAGTGAGTTAGAGGCAGATGTGGCATTAGCCAATATTACAGAGGATGAAGAAGGCGACACCTATCTGACTCAGTTGGTTTTAGGGACTGCAGAACACCTCCCAGCAATTGATAAAAGAATTTCGTCGCATTTAGAGCGTTGGACTTTTGACCGTTTAGCAAAAGTCGATCGAAATATTTTGCGTTTGGCAGTCTATGAGATGCAATTCGTCTTGGATACGCCACATAAGGTTATTATCAATGAAGCGATTGAAGTGTCGAAGACGTTTGGTGATGAAAAATCAAGCAAGTTCATTAATGGTGTTCTTTCAAAAGTTCATGATGAATTAAACAAGTAA
- a CDS encoding Asp23/Gls24 family envelope stress response protein — translation MAENQVQTLLQMNHDKDGLGKIEIAPEVIEVIAGIAASEVEGVAQMRGNFASGVVERLGKKNHGKGVKVELEEDGIAIDVYCVMGFGVSIPTVAHQVQDNIRQALLNMTALDTKEVNIHVVGVSFETSKNEMDFDEVE, via the coding sequence ATGGCTGAAAATCAAGTTCAAACATTATTGCAAATGAATCATGATAAGGACGGTCTTGGTAAAATTGAGATTGCGCCAGAAGTCATTGAAGTCATTGCTGGAATCGCTGCGTCAGAGGTAGAAGGTGTGGCTCAAATGAGAGGGAATTTTGCTTCAGGAGTCGTGGAACGCCTAGGTAAGAAAAACCATGGTAAAGGAGTGAAAGTAGAGTTAGAAGAAGATGGTATCGCTATTGATGTGTATTGCGTAATGGGATTTGGTGTTTCCATTCCAACGGTAGCTCATCAAGTACAAGACAACATTCGTCAGGCATTACTTAATATGACAGCTCTTGATACTAAAGAAGTGAATATTCATGTAGTAGGCGTTTCGTTTGAAACTTCGAAAAATGAAATGGATTTTGATGAAGTAGAGTAA